A window from Camelus dromedarius isolate mCamDro1 chromosome 9, mCamDro1.pat, whole genome shotgun sequence encodes these proteins:
- the CXCL17 gene encoding C-X-C motif chemokine 17 yields the protein MKVLISSLLLLLLLMLMSMVSSSPNPGVARGHRDQRQASGRRLQEGAQECDCKDWFLRASERKLMTVPRLPKKPCPCDRFKGRVKKTRHQRHHRSPNKHSRACQQFLRRCQLASFALPL from the exons ATGAAAGTTCTAatctcttccctccttctgctGCTGCTACTAATGCTGATGTCCATGGTCTCCAGCAGCCCAAATCCAg GGGTCGCCAGAGGCCATAGGGACCAACGCCAAGCTTCTGGGAGGAGGCTCCAAGAAGGCGCCCAAGAATGTGACTGCAAAG ATTGGTTCCTGAGAGCCTCTGAAAGAAAACTCATGACAGTGCCCCGGCTGCCAAAGAAGCCATGTCCCTGTGATCGTTTCAAGGGCAGGGTGAAGAAAACCA GACACCAAAGACACCACAGGAGTCCAAACAAGCACTCCAGAGCCTGCCAGCAATTTCTCAGACGATGTCAGCTGGCAAGCTTTGCTCTGCCTTTATAG